The following coding sequences lie in one Panicum virgatum strain AP13 chromosome 6N, P.virgatum_v5, whole genome shotgun sequence genomic window:
- the LOC120679124 gene encoding mitochondrial pyruvate carrier 4-like has protein sequence MAATKLQAFWNHPAGPKTIHFWAPTFKWGISIANIADFAKPPEKISYPQQIAVTCTGLIWSRYSLVITPKNWNLFSVNVAMAGTGLYQLSRKIRQDYLSGEKEAAPQLEA, from the exons ATGGCTGCTACAAAGCTCCAAGCCTTTTGGAACCATCCCGCTGGCCCCAAAACCA TTCATTTCTGGGCGCCAACGTTCAAATGGGGTATCAGCATTGCCAACATTGCTGACTTTGCTAAGCCACCTGAAAAGATATCTTATCCTCAGCAAATTG CTGTTACTTGTACTGGACTCATTTGGTCAAGGTACAGCTTGGTTATCACCCCG AAAAACTGGAACCTTTTCAGCGTTAACGTTGCAATGGCTGGTACGGGCCTGTATCAGCTTTCACGGAAGATAAG GCAAGATTACTTATCTGGTGAGAAGGAAGCTGCTCCACAACTGGAAGCATAA
- the LOC120679123 gene encoding cycloartenol synthase 2-like — MWKLKIAEGGPWIKSGNNNIGRETWEFDQNFGSNEEKEAVDSAREEFQKNRFRMRHSSDILARMQLAKENNFSFDLQKAEDETPADTNPNAVSEKLRKALSYFSAIQAHDGHWPGDFPGPLFTTATMIIVLYVTESLGITLSLEHRKEICRYLYNRQNIDGGWGLHAEGESSMLSTALNYTALRLLGESVDDGPDMSMPKARKWVHDHGGATMIPILGKVWLSVLGVFEWSGVNPIPPELFLLPSLVPIQPGRLWSHFRMAFIPMSYLYGKKFVGPITKLVMSLREELHIHPYKKIDWKQARKLCAKEDVYNPHTWLQECLSDCLYSFGEPFLTRWPVSYMRMKALQQIAEFLKYEDENSQYICIGAAQKALSMLCCWIENPNSDAFKRHLARVADFLWVGEDGMKVRVCAGQLWDVAFAVQAILACNIAEEYKNTLKKAHDFIKASQIMDNPSGDFSRKYRHISKGGWAFQVADQGWQVSDCTAEALKALLLLSKFSPDIAGDQMETCRLHDAVNVLLSLQNPNGGYGTWELARTYPWMEIFNMTEIYADIMVEHQYVECTSSVIQALVLFHEKCPGHRKDEIDQCIRRATEFIEKLQHDDGSWFGSWGICFTYGTWFAIEGLSAIGQNYGNSTCIRKTCKFLLSKQLCNGGWGESHLSSRTKAYTNLDGEKSHIVNTAWAMLALMKAGQVERDPAPLHKAARLIMSMQLGNGDFPQEEMIGSFLKNGPLCYMAYRNIFPIWALGEYQKLVIQCDLQRPTF; from the exons ATGTGGAAGCTCAAGATTGCTGAGGGTGGACCATGGATCAAGAGTGGGAACAATAATATTGGAAGAGAAACATGGGAATTTGATCAAAATTTTGGATCAAATGAAGAGAAGGAAGCTGTTGACTCTGCACGGGAAGAATTCCAGAAGAACAGGTTCCGAATGAGACACAGTTCTGATATCTTGGCTCGCATGCAG TTAGCGAAGGAGAACAACTTCAGCTTTGATCTACAGAAAGCAGAAGATGAAACTCCTGCTGATACTAATCCAAATGCAGTATCAGAGAAACTGAGGAAAGCTCTCAGTTACTTCTCAGCAATACAAGCACATGATGGGCATTGGCCAGGGGATTTTCCAGGACCACTATTTACTACAGCAACCATG ATTATAGTTCTATATGTCACCGAGTCATTAGGTATTACACTATCTTTGGAACACCGTAAGGAGATTTGTCGTTACCTGTATAACCGTCAG AACATAGATGGAGGATGGGGCTTACATGCAGAAGGTGAAAGCTCTATGCTCAGCACAGCTCTCAACTACACTGCTCTGAGGCTACTAGGTGAGAGTGTTGATGATGGACCAGATATGTCCATGCCTAAAGCAAGAAAATGGGTACATGACCATGGTGGTGCAACAATGATTCCAATCTTGGGAAAAGTTTGGCTCTCG GTGCTTGGAGTTTTTGAATGGTCAGGCGTAAATCCCATCCCTCCAGAACTGTTTCTTCTTCCATCGTTGGTTCCTATTCAACCAG GACGTTTGTGGAGTCACTTCAGAATGGCTTTCATTCCCATGTCCTATTTATATGGCAAGAAATTTGTCGGCCCCATAACAAAATTGGTTATGTCATTAAGGGAAGAACTACATATTCATCCATATAAAAAGATTGACTGGAAGCAAGCACGCAAATTATGTGCAAAG GAAGATGTGTATAATCCACATACATGGCTACAGGAGTGCCTATCTGACTGCCTTTACAGTTTTGGTGAACCTTTCCTCACACGGTGGCCGGTTTCCTACATGAGAATGAAAGCCCTCCAACAAATCGCTGAGTTCTTGAAATATGAAGATGAGAACTCTCAGTACATCTGCATTGGTGCTGCACAGAAG GCATTATCCATGTTGTGCTGTTGGATTGAAAATCCCAATTCAGATGCATTCAAGCGCCATTTGGCTAGGGTTGCGGATTTCCTGTGGGTTGGTGAAGATGGCATGAAAGTGCGG GTCTGTGCTGGTCAATTATGGGACGTTGCTTTCGCAGTTCAAGCGATATTAGCGTGTAATATTGCAGAAGAATATAAAAATACCCTGAAGAAAGCGCATGATTTTATAAAAGCTTCCCAG ATCATGGACAATCCTTCTGGTGACTTCAGCAGAAAGTACCGTCACATATCTAAAGGAGGGTGGGCCTTCCAGGTTGCAGATCAGGGGTGGCAAGTTTCAGATTGCACAGCTGAAGCTCTTAAG GCCTTGTTGCTGCTGTCAAAGTTTTCACCAGACATTGCAGGTGATCAGATGGAAACATGTCGCCTACATGATGCAGTGAATGTACTATTATCCTTACAG AACCCAAATGGTGGCTATGGAACTTGGGAACTAGCTCGCACATATCCATGGATGGAG attttcaacatgacagaAATATACGCAGACATCATGGTGGAGCATCA GTACGTCGAGTGTACCTCATCAGTCATCCAAGCGCTCGTACTATTTCATGAGAAGTGCCCTGGGCATCGGAAAGATGAAATTGATCAATGTATTAGGAGAGCTACAGAATTCATTGAGAAGTTACAGCATGATGATGGCTCATG GTTTGGATCTTGGGGTATTTGTTTCACATATGGTACATGGTTTGCTATAGAGGGTCTATCGGCTATTGGACAGAATTATGGTAACAGCACCTGCATTAGGAAGACCTGTAAGTTCCTGTTGTCAAAGCAGCTATGCAATGGTGGATGGGGTGAGAGTCATCTTTCGTCCAGAACCAAG GCATACACGAATCTGGATGGGGAGAAGTCACATATAGTGAACACTGCATGGGCAATGTTGGCACTCATGAAAGCTGGACAG GTGGAAAGAGATCCTGCTCCACTGCACAAAGCAGCAAGACTTATCATGAGCATGCAGCTGGGCAATGGTGACTTTCCACAGGAG GAAATGATTGGAAGTTTCTTGAAAAATGGCCCCTTATGCTACATGGCTTATCGCAACATATTTCCTATATGGGCTCTTGGAGAATACCAGAAATTAGTCATCCAGTGTGACCTCCAACGGCCAACCTTCTAG